A DNA window from Streptomyces sp. 71268 contains the following coding sequences:
- a CDS encoding TraR/DksA C4-type zinc finger protein: MVAKKTAVRHSTAPVPAALSVWHTTSAAPASTEGGAPTGGEEAPAGGAAPAARKPAKKSVTQQAKHSAGRPATERGATEQAAHDPTSATEAAPKKAVPKKATAKKSAAKKTTAKKAAAKKAAAKKTAAKKVAPKATTEPTTEAAPAPAGEPAREAAAPPPAPHDQEAPGPDASGPGDTTAPHGTTAAPAANTVAAPALKSTAKKAAPAEKAVPAKKTGAKNVAAKETPGGASTAKRAVTEVAALPGARAATAAEPGELAVRPGEDPWSPEEAREARTALQEEAERLRAEIQASEEALSGLMRDSGDGAGDDQADTGTKNVTREHEMALNSNAREMLLQSERALARLEAGTYGLCENCGKPIGKARMQAFPRATLCVECKQRQERR, from the coding sequence ATGGTGGCGAAGAAGACCGCCGTGCGGCACTCCACGGCCCCGGTCCCAGCGGCCCTTTCCGTGTGGCACACCACCTCCGCCGCCCCTGCCTCCACGGAGGGCGGGGCCCCGACGGGAGGGGAGGAGGCACCCGCTGGGGGAGCCGCGCCGGCGGCGAGGAAGCCGGCGAAGAAGTCGGTGACCCAGCAGGCCAAGCACTCCGCCGGGCGGCCGGCGACCGAGCGGGGCGCGACGGAGCAAGCGGCGCACGACCCGACATCGGCAACGGAGGCCGCCCCGAAGAAGGCCGTACCGAAGAAGGCCACGGCGAAGAAGAGCGCGGCGAAGAAGACGACGGCCAAGAAGGCCGCGGCGAAGAAGGCGGCGGCCAAGAAGACCGCGGCCAAGAAGGTCGCACCGAAGGCGACCACCGAGCCAACTACCGAGGCGGCGCCGGCCCCGGCCGGGGAGCCCGCGCGCGAGGCGGCGGCCCCGCCGCCAGCACCGCACGACCAGGAAGCACCCGGTCCCGACGCGTCGGGACCCGGGGACACGACCGCACCACACGGCACGACCGCCGCGCCCGCCGCGAACACCGTGGCCGCCCCGGCGCTGAAGAGCACGGCCAAGAAGGCTGCACCTGCCGAGAAGGCGGTGCCCGCGAAGAAGACGGGAGCCAAGAACGTGGCTGCTAAGGAGACTCCGGGTGGGGCGTCGACCGCCAAGCGGGCCGTGACGGAGGTGGCCGCGCTGCCGGGAGCGCGCGCGGCCACCGCCGCCGAACCCGGTGAGCTGGCCGTTCGGCCGGGCGAGGACCCCTGGTCGCCGGAGGAGGCGCGGGAGGCGCGCACCGCGCTCCAGGAGGAGGCCGAGCGGCTGCGCGCCGAGATCCAGGCGTCGGAGGAGGCGCTCAGTGGTCTGATGCGCGACTCCGGCGACGGGGCGGGCGACGACCAGGCCGACACCGGTACCAAGAACGTCACGCGCGAGCACGAGATGGCGTTGAACAGCAACGCCCGCGAGATGCTGCTGCAGAGCGAGCGCGCCCTCGCGCGGCTCGAGGCCGGTACGTACGGGCTGTGCGAGAACTGCGGCAAGCCGATCGGCAAGGCCAGGATGCAGGCCTTCCCGCGCGCGACCCTGTGTGTGGAGTGCAAGCAGCGGCAGGAACGTCGCTGA
- the lspA gene encoding signal peptidase II, whose protein sequence is MTEAEQAIGTPEPERSEEAEKAAQADAAAEPGADGGRGQRRIPVLLVVAAFAYLLDLVTKIIVVSELEHEGAIEILGTWLQLEVIRNRGAAFGFGEAMTIVFTCIATIVIVVIARIARKLYSVPWAIALGLLLGGALGNLTDRLLRTPGGFKGAVVDFIAPAHFAVFNLADSAIVCGGILIVILSFRGLDPDGTVHRD, encoded by the coding sequence GTGACAGAGGCGGAGCAGGCCATCGGAACGCCAGAGCCGGAGCGGTCGGAAGAGGCCGAGAAGGCAGCGCAAGCCGATGCCGCGGCGGAGCCGGGCGCGGACGGTGGGCGGGGCCAGCGGCGGATCCCCGTGCTGCTGGTGGTCGCCGCGTTCGCCTACCTGCTCGACCTGGTGACCAAGATCATCGTGGTCTCCGAGCTGGAGCACGAGGGCGCGATCGAGATCCTCGGCACCTGGTTGCAGCTTGAGGTGATACGCAACCGCGGCGCCGCCTTCGGCTTCGGTGAGGCCATGACCATCGTCTTCACCTGCATCGCCACCATCGTGATCGTGGTGATCGCCCGGATCGCCCGCAAGCTGTACAGCGTGCCGTGGGCGATCGCGCTCGGGCTGCTGCTCGGCGGGGCGCTCGGCAATCTCACGGACCGGCTGCTGCGCACGCCCGGCGGGTTCAAGGGCGCGGTGGTCGACTTCATCGCGCCCGCGCACTTCGCGGTCTTCAACCTCGCCGACTCCGCCATCGTCTGCGGCGGCATCCTCATCGTGATCCTCTCCTTCCGGGGCCTGGACCCGGACGGCACGGTGCACCGGGACTGA
- a CDS encoding Na+/H+ antiporter, with the protein MDQLALLLLLLLGAVVMVPIGERLSLPPPVLMTLIGVALALVPWVPNVQVPPELILPLVLPPLLYAAVQRTSWRQFAANKRAIFLLAVALVFVTTAAVAALAHAIVPGLPLAGAVVLGALVAPPDPVAATAVAGRLGLPRRMVSILEGEGLFNDVTAIVLYHVALAAAVSGGFSLPAALGTLALSAVVAVAVGLGLGWATARLMGRLEDPTLQIGLTLLVPFAAYVLAEEFHGSGVLAVLTTALFLTEHAMDADDVLGRLAGRTFWEVVDTLVTGVAFGLIGLELHNVFGTVSGRWGEMLGTGAAVVGVVVGVRLLWLLPAAWLARRLHRRRDYDEDIPMSWRETVIMWWSGMRGVASVALALAIPFTVDGGDAFPARDEILFIAFSVVLATLVIQGLTLPWMVRRLRVSPDAKAEQAFERELAERVLKATRRRLKEIQEEEDLPDELLEQVARRAYDLGVRIYPDILEEDRREGHEKRVARLKRLQRINGELLSAARHEVLNARSEPGADPEIADRVLHQLDMRSLRGAPPPDQG; encoded by the coding sequence GTGGACCAGCTAGCCCTGCTGCTCCTGCTGCTGCTCGGGGCCGTGGTGATGGTCCCCATCGGGGAGCGGCTCAGCCTGCCGCCGCCGGTGCTGATGACCCTGATCGGGGTGGCTCTCGCGCTGGTGCCGTGGGTGCCGAACGTGCAGGTGCCGCCCGAGCTGATCCTCCCGCTGGTGCTGCCGCCGCTGCTGTACGCGGCCGTGCAGCGCACCTCGTGGCGGCAGTTCGCGGCCAACAAGCGGGCCATCTTCCTGCTCGCGGTGGCGCTGGTCTTCGTCACCACCGCCGCGGTGGCCGCGCTCGCGCACGCCATCGTGCCCGGGCTGCCGCTCGCCGGCGCCGTCGTGCTCGGCGCGCTGGTCGCCCCGCCGGACCCGGTCGCGGCCACCGCGGTGGCCGGGCGGCTCGGGCTGCCCCGGCGCATGGTCTCCATCCTGGAGGGCGAGGGGCTGTTCAACGACGTCACGGCCATCGTGCTCTACCACGTGGCCCTGGCCGCCGCGGTGAGCGGCGGCTTCTCGCTGCCGGCCGCGCTGGGCACGCTGGCGCTGTCGGCGGTGGTGGCGGTGGCCGTCGGTCTCGGCCTCGGCTGGGCGACGGCCCGGCTGATGGGGCGGCTTGAGGACCCGACGCTCCAGATCGGGCTGACGCTCCTGGTGCCGTTCGCCGCGTATGTGCTCGCCGAGGAGTTCCACGGCTCCGGCGTGCTCGCGGTGCTGACCACCGCGCTCTTCCTGACCGAGCACGCGATGGACGCCGACGACGTGCTGGGGCGGCTCGCCGGGCGCACCTTCTGGGAGGTCGTGGACACCCTGGTGACCGGCGTCGCCTTCGGGCTCATCGGCCTTGAGCTGCACAACGTGTTCGGCACCGTGTCCGGGCGCTGGGGCGAGATGCTCGGCACGGGGGCGGCCGTCGTCGGCGTCGTGGTCGGCGTGCGGCTGCTGTGGCTGCTGCCCGCGGCCTGGCTGGCCCGGCGGCTGCACCGGCGCCGGGACTACGACGAGGACATCCCGATGAGCTGGCGGGAGACGGTGATCATGTGGTGGTCGGGGATGCGCGGGGTGGCCTCGGTCGCGCTGGCGCTGGCCATCCCGTTCACCGTGGACGGCGGCGACGCGTTCCCGGCCCGGGACGAGATCCTCTTCATCGCCTTCTCGGTCGTGCTCGCGACCCTGGTCATCCAGGGCCTGACCCTGCCCTGGATGGTGCGGCGACTGCGGGTGAGCCCGGACGCCAAGGCGGAGCAGGCGTTCGAGCGGGAGCTGGCGGAGCGCGTCCTGAAGGCGACCCGCCGCCGGCTCAAGGAGATCCAGGAGGAGGAGGACCTGCCCGACGAACTCCTGGAGCAGGTCGCGCGCCGGGCGTACGACCTCGGCGTGCGGATCTACCCGGACATCCTGGAGGAGGACCGGCGGGAGGGCCACGAGAAGCGGGTGGCGCGGCTCAAGCGGCTCCAGCGCATCAACGGCGAACTGTTGTCGGCCGCCCGGCACGAGGTGCTGAACGCCCGCAGCGAACCGGGCGCCGACCCGGAGATCGCGGACCGGGTGCTGCACCAGTTGGACATGCGCAGCCTGCGCGGCGCCCCGCCGCCCGACCAGGGCTGA
- a CDS encoding DivIVA domain-containing protein: MPLSPEDVRNKQFTTVRLREGYDEDEVDAFLDEVEAELTRLLRENEDLRAKLAAATRAAAQNQQQGMRKQEQQDRPGAPVPAAISGPQPVPPQQQQQQMGGPPQLPGGAPQLPAGPGGHGPQGPHGPGPMGQGGPGPMGQHGPMGGPMGPGGPQLPQPGQGPGGDSAARVLSLAQQTADQAIAEARSEANKIVGEARSRAEGLERDARAKADALERDAQEKHRVAMGSLESARATLERKVEDLRGFEREYRTRLKSYLESQLRQLENQADDSLAPPRTPATASLPPSPSMSGSMAAAGASSMGGGGGHTMGGNQSMGGNQSMGGNGGGPSYGGQQQMSPAMTQPMAPVRPQGPQPMQQAPSPMRGFLIDEDDN, encoded by the coding sequence ATGCCGTTGAGCCCCGAGGACGTGCGGAACAAGCAGTTCACGACCGTCCGCCTCCGAGAAGGCTATGACGAGGACGAGGTCGATGCCTTCCTCGACGAAGTCGAAGCGGAACTGACCCGACTGCTGCGCGAGAACGAGGACCTCCGGGCCAAGCTCGCCGCCGCGACGCGTGCCGCCGCGCAGAACCAGCAGCAGGGCATGCGCAAGCAGGAGCAGCAGGACCGACCCGGCGCCCCCGTGCCCGCCGCCATATCAGGTCCGCAGCCGGTGCCGCCCCAGCAGCAACAGCAACAGATGGGCGGGCCGCCCCAGTTGCCCGGTGGCGCACCGCAGCTTCCGGCCGGCCCCGGCGGCCACGGCCCGCAGGGTCCGCACGGCCCCGGCCCGATGGGCCAGGGTGGCCCGGGCCCGATGGGCCAGCACGGTCCGATGGGTGGCCCCATGGGCCCCGGCGGCCCGCAGCTTCCGCAGCCCGGCCAGGGTCCCGGCGGCGACAGCGCGGCCCGTGTGCTCTCGCTGGCGCAGCAGACCGCTGACCAGGCGATCGCGGAGGCCCGTTCCGAGGCCAACAAGATCGTCGGCGAGGCGCGCAGCCGTGCCGAGGGCCTGGAGCGCGACGCGCGTGCCAAGGCCGACGCGCTGGAGCGGGACGCGCAGGAGAAGCACCGCGTGGCGATGGGCTCGTTGGAGTCGGCCCGCGCGACGCTGGAGCGCAAGGTCGAGGACCTGCGCGGCTTCGAGCGCGAGTACCGCACCCGTCTGAAGTCGTACCTGGAGAGCCAGCTCCGTCAGTTGGAGAACCAGGCCGACGACTCGCTGGCCCCGCCGCGTACCCCGGCGACCGCCTCGCTGCCGCCGTCCCCCTCGATGAGCGGTTCGATGGCAGCCGCCGGCGCCAGCTCCATGGGCGGTGGCGGTGGCCACACCATGGGCGGCAACCAGAGCATGGGTGGCAACCAGAGCATGGGCGGCAACGGCGGCGGCCCCTCGTACGGTGGGCAGCAGCAGATGTCCCCGGCGATGACGCAGCCGATGGCGCCGGTGCGGCCGCAGGGTCCGCAGCCGATGCAGCAGGCTCCTTCGCCGATGCGGGGCTTCCTGATCGACGAGGACGACAACTGA
- a CDS encoding RluA family pseudouridine synthase: MSTLPEIRTLPVPDGLEGERVDAALARMFGFSRTKAAELAAAGKVRVDGSEAGKSDRVSGGAWLEVEMPRAVPPVRIVAEPVEGMEIVHDDEDIVVVVKPVGVAAHPSPGWTGTTVIGGLAAAGYRISTSGAAERQGIVHRLDVGTSGLMVVAKSERAYTLLKQQFRERTVDKRYHALVQGHPDPMSGTIDAPIGRHPSADYKWAVTAEGKPSVTHYDLIEAFRSASLLDIKLETGRTHQIRVHMAAHRHPCAGDLTYGADPTLAKRLGLTRQWLHAMRLGFEHPADGRWVEFESGYPDDLQHALDRVRADSA; this comes from the coding sequence GTGAGCACGCTTCCCGAGATCCGCACGCTGCCCGTACCCGATGGCCTGGAGGGCGAACGCGTCGACGCCGCGCTGGCCCGTATGTTCGGCTTCTCCCGCACCAAGGCGGCCGAGCTGGCCGCCGCGGGGAAGGTGCGGGTGGACGGCTCGGAGGCCGGCAAGTCCGACCGGGTCTCCGGCGGCGCCTGGCTCGAGGTGGAGATGCCGCGGGCGGTGCCGCCCGTGCGGATCGTCGCCGAGCCCGTCGAGGGCATGGAGATCGTGCACGACGACGAGGACATCGTCGTCGTGGTCAAGCCGGTCGGCGTCGCCGCCCACCCGAGCCCCGGCTGGACCGGCACCACCGTCATCGGCGGCCTCGCCGCCGCCGGCTACCGCATCTCCACCTCCGGTGCCGCCGAGCGCCAGGGCATCGTGCACCGGCTGGACGTGGGCACCTCGGGGCTGATGGTGGTCGCCAAGTCGGAGCGCGCCTACACGCTGCTCAAGCAGCAGTTCCGGGAGCGCACGGTCGACAAGCGCTACCACGCGCTGGTGCAGGGCCACCCGGACCCGATGAGCGGCACCATCGACGCGCCGATCGGCCGGCACCCGAGCGCCGACTACAAGTGGGCGGTCACCGCCGAGGGCAAGCCCAGCGTCACCCACTACGACCTCATCGAGGCGTTCCGCTCCGCCAGCCTGCTGGACATCAAGCTGGAGACGGGGCGTACGCACCAGATCCGGGTGCACATGGCCGCCCACCGCCACCCGTGCGCCGGCGACCTCACCTACGGCGCCGATCCGACGCTGGCCAAGCGGCTCGGGCTGACGCGGCAGTGGCTACACGCCATGCGGCTGGGGTTCGAGCACCCGGCGGACGGGCGCTGGGTGGAGTTCGAGAGCGGCTACCCCGACGACCTCCAGCACGCCCTGGACCGGGTGCGGGCCGACAGCGCCTGA
- the ileS gene encoding isoleucine--tRNA ligase, translated as MTPQSSQTPQYRPVPAQVDLPALEHAVLDFWRENKIFARSLEQSEGKPEWVFYEGPPTANGMPGAHHIEARVFKDVFPRFRTMRGYHVARKAGWDCHGLPVELAVEKELGFNGKKDIEAYGIAEFNAKCRESVTRHTDAFAELTTRMGYWTDLDNAYRTMDPSYVDSVWWSLKEIFGKGLLVQDHRVAPWCPRCGTGLSDHELAQGYETVVDPSVYVRLPLTSGPLAGEAALLVWTTTPWTLVSNTAVAAHPDVRYVVATDGQRKLVVAEPLLAKALGEGWEATGESFTGREMERWAYQRPFELVELEGANFVVCAEYVTTEDGTGLVHQAPAFGEDDLRTCRGYGLPVINPVRPDGTFEEEIGLVGGQFFKKADEALVADLQARDLLFKHVAYEHSYPHCWRCHTALLYYAQPSWYIRTTAVKDRLLQENERTNWFPESVKTGRFGDWLNNNIDWALSRNRYWGTPLPIWRCEEGHLTCVGSRAELTELTGTDQSGLDPHRPYIDAVTFDCPHQGCALTAERVPEVIDAWYDSGSMPFAQWGYPYQNKELFEKRYPAQFISEAIDQTRGWFYTLMAVGTLVFDRSSYENVVCLGHILAEDGRKMSKHLGNILQPIPLMDQHGADAVRWFMAAGGSPWAARRVGHGTIQEVVRKTLLTYWNTVAFQALYARTSGWAPSATDPAPADRPLLDRWVLSELHALTDQVTGALEAYDTQRAGKLLSAFVDGLSNWYVRRSRRRFWQGDAAALRTLHEAVETVTRLMAPLVPFITERVWQDLVVPVDPAAPDSVHLATWPEADPALIDPLLSERMLLVRRLVELGRASRAESGVKTRQPLSRALIGVAGFDSLPDELRAQIAEELNVTSLASLSGMGGSLVDTTAKANFRALGKRFGKGVQAVAKAVAEADAAALSLALREGTAAVTVDGERVELAPDEVIITETPREGWSVASDAGATVALDLEITPELRRAGLARDAIRLIQEARKNSGLDVADRIAVRWSASHEETAAAVAEHTALIADEVLGTDFAEGEAGDGYGEPFTDESLGLTFRLRKA; from the coding sequence ATGACGCCACAGTCGTCGCAGACGCCGCAGTACCGCCCGGTGCCCGCGCAGGTCGACCTGCCTGCCCTGGAGCACGCCGTGCTCGACTTCTGGCGCGAGAACAAGATCTTCGCCCGGTCGCTCGAACAGTCCGAGGGCAAGCCGGAGTGGGTGTTCTACGAGGGCCCGCCCACCGCCAACGGCATGCCGGGCGCCCACCACATCGAGGCCCGCGTCTTCAAGGACGTCTTCCCCCGCTTCCGCACCATGCGCGGCTACCACGTCGCCCGCAAGGCCGGCTGGGACTGCCACGGGCTGCCCGTGGAGCTGGCGGTCGAGAAGGAGCTGGGCTTCAACGGCAAGAAGGACATCGAGGCGTACGGCATCGCGGAGTTCAACGCGAAGTGCCGCGAGTCGGTGACCCGCCACACCGACGCCTTCGCCGAGCTGACCACGCGCATGGGGTACTGGACCGACCTCGACAACGCGTACCGCACCATGGACCCGAGCTACGTGGACTCCGTGTGGTGGTCGCTCAAGGAGATCTTCGGCAAGGGACTCCTCGTCCAGGACCATCGCGTCGCCCCGTGGTGCCCGCGCTGCGGCACCGGCCTCTCGGACCACGAGCTGGCCCAGGGGTACGAGACCGTGGTCGACCCGTCGGTCTACGTGCGACTGCCGCTCACCTCGGGGCCGCTCGCCGGGGAGGCCGCGCTGCTGGTCTGGACGACCACGCCGTGGACGCTGGTGTCCAACACCGCCGTCGCCGCGCACCCGGACGTGCGTTACGTCGTCGCGACCGACGGCCAGCGGAAGCTGGTGGTCGCCGAGCCGCTGCTGGCCAAGGCGCTGGGCGAGGGCTGGGAGGCGACCGGCGAGTCCTTCACCGGGCGCGAGATGGAGCGCTGGGCGTACCAGCGCCCGTTCGAGCTGGTCGAGTTGGAGGGCGCCAACTTCGTCGTCTGCGCCGAGTACGTCACCACCGAGGACGGCACCGGCCTGGTCCACCAGGCCCCCGCCTTCGGTGAGGACGACCTCAGGACCTGCCGGGGCTACGGCCTGCCGGTGATCAACCCGGTCCGCCCGGACGGCACCTTCGAGGAGGAGATCGGGCTGGTCGGCGGCCAGTTCTTCAAGAAGGCCGACGAGGCCCTGGTCGCCGACCTCCAGGCGCGCGACCTGCTGTTCAAGCACGTGGCGTACGAGCACAGCTACCCGCACTGCTGGCGCTGCCACACCGCGCTGCTCTACTACGCGCAGCCTTCCTGGTACATCAGGACCACGGCGGTCAAGGACCGTCTCCTGCAGGAGAACGAGCGGACCAACTGGTTCCCCGAGTCGGTCAAGACCGGTCGCTTCGGCGACTGGCTCAACAACAACATCGACTGGGCGCTGTCCCGCAACCGCTACTGGGGCACCCCGCTGCCCATCTGGCGCTGCGAGGAGGGCCACCTCACCTGCGTCGGTTCCCGGGCCGAACTCACCGAGCTGACCGGGACCGACCAGTCGGGCCTCGACCCGCACCGCCCGTACATCGACGCGGTCACCTTCGACTGCCCGCACCAGGGGTGCGCGCTGACGGCGGAGCGCGTGCCGGAGGTCATCGACGCCTGGTACGACTCGGGCTCGATGCCCTTCGCGCAGTGGGGCTACCCGTACCAGAACAAGGAGCTGTTCGAGAAGCGCTACCCGGCGCAGTTCATCTCCGAGGCGATCGACCAGACCCGTGGCTGGTTCTACACGCTGATGGCCGTCGGCACCTTGGTCTTCGACAGGTCCTCGTACGAGAACGTGGTCTGTCTCGGCCACATCCTCGCCGAGGACGGCCGCAAGATGTCCAAGCACCTGGGCAACATCCTGCAGCCCATCCCGCTGATGGACCAGCACGGCGCGGACGCCGTCCGCTGGTTCATGGCCGCCGGCGGCTCCCCGTGGGCCGCACGCCGGGTCGGGCACGGCACGATCCAGGAGGTCGTGCGCAAGACCCTGCTCACCTACTGGAACACCGTCGCCTTCCAGGCCCTGTACGCCCGCACGTCCGGCTGGGCCCCGAGCGCCACCGACCCGGCGCCGGCGGACCGACCGCTGCTCGACCGCTGGGTGCTGAGCGAACTGCACGCGCTGACCGACCAGGTCACCGGGGCCCTGGAGGCGTACGACACGCAGCGCGCGGGCAAGTTGCTGTCCGCGTTCGTGGACGGCCTGTCCAACTGGTACGTGCGCCGCTCCCGGCGCCGCTTCTGGCAGGGCGACGCCGCCGCGCTGCGCACCCTGCACGAGGCGGTGGAGACCGTCACCCGGCTCATGGCCCCGCTCGTCCCGTTCATCACCGAGCGCGTCTGGCAGGACCTGGTGGTCCCGGTCGACCCGGCCGCCCCGGACTCGGTGCACCTGGCGACCTGGCCCGAGGCGGACCCGGCGCTGATCGACCCGCTGCTCTCGGAGCGGATGCTGCTGGTGCGCCGGCTGGTCGAGCTGGGCCGCGCCTCGCGCGCCGAGTCCGGCGTGAAGACCCGGCAGCCGCTGTCGCGGGCCCTGATCGGCGTGGCGGGCTTCGACTCGCTGCCCGACGAACTGCGGGCGCAGATCGCCGAGGAGCTGAACGTCACCTCGCTGGCCTCGCTGTCCGGGATGGGCGGCTCGCTGGTGGACACCACGGCGAAGGCCAACTTCCGCGCGCTCGGCAAGCGGTTCGGCAAGGGCGTGCAGGCGGTGGCCAAGGCCGTCGCCGAGGCCGACGCCGCCGCGCTCTCGCTGGCGCTGCGCGAGGGCACCGCCGCGGTGACCGTGGACGGCGAGCGCGTGGAGCTGGCGCCCGACGAGGTCATCATCACCGAAACCCCGCGCGAGGGCTGGTCGGTGGCCTCCGACGCGGGCGCGACGGTCGCCCTCGACCTGGAGATCACCCCGGAGCTGCGCCGCGCGGGCCTGGCCCGGGACGCGATCCGGCTGATCCAGGAGGCGCGGAAGAACTCCGGGCTCGACGTCGCGGACCGGATCGCGGTGCGCTGGTCGGCATCGCACGAGGAGACCGCCGCGGCCGTCGCCGAGCACACGGCGCTCATCGCCGACGAGGTGCTCGGCACCGACTTCGCCGAGGGCGAGGCCGGCGACGGCTACGGCGAGCCGTTCACGGACGAGTCGCTGGGCCTGACCTTCCGGCTGCGCAAGGCGTAA